The genomic stretch GCTACTTCTTGAAGTTTGTCGTCTGTCAGCCACTGAGAAGGTTCAAGACTGAGACGTTTCATTTCGCGTTCTAAGCTCTCTCGGCCTTTTTCAACATTTTCTTCGCGTTTTTCTTTCTTGTACCATTGCTTAATTTTGCTGCGTGCATGAGAAGATTGCGCAATTTTCAGCCAATCTCGGCTCGGACCATATGAATGCTTGGAAGTCAAAATCTCTACGATATCCCCGGTTTTCAGCTGATAATCCAGCGGAACAATTCGGCCGTTCACTTTTGCTCCAATGGTGCGATTACCGACCTCTGTATGGATCCGGTAAGCAAAGTCCAGCGGTACCGATCCTGCCGGAAGCTCAATGACCTCACCTTTTGGCGTAAAGACAAACACCAAATCAGAGAAGAAATCCATTTTAAGTGACTCAACGAATTCTGAGGCATCTTTTGCTTCATTCTGCAGTTCAAGAATTTCCCGGAAGAAAGTGATGCTGTCTTCCAGATTATTTGCTCCGCCCTCTTTATAAGCCCAGTGAGCAGCAATACCAAATTCAGCAGTACGGTGCATATCCCAAGTACGAATTTGAACCTCTGTAGGCTCACCATTTGGTCCAACAACCGTCGTATGAAGCGACTGGTACATATTTGCTTTTGGCATCGCAATATAATCTTTAAATCTGCCTGGCATCGGCTTCCATAAGGTATGGATAATACCTAAGGTTGCATAACAGTCCTTAATATTATCGACGATAATACGAATAGCAAGCAGGTCATAAATCTCATTAAACTGCTTGTTTTTTGTCGTCATTTTCTTATAAACACTATAGATATGTTTGGGTCTTCCTGAAAGATCCGCCTGGATCCCCATTTCTCCCAATTTCTCATTTATTCGGTCAATAACGTTATCAATATAAAGCTCACGCTCAGCCCGTTTCTTATGCATCAGGTTCGCAATCCGGTAATATTGCTGCGGGTTCAGATATCGTAAAGCGATATCCTCCATCTCCCATTTAATCGCAGAAATACCTAACCGATTAGCAATAGGACAGAAAATTTCCAAGGTCTCATACGAAATACGACGTTGGCTTTCTTCTGACTGATATTTAAGAGTCCGCATATTATGAAGACGATCCGCAAGTTTAATCACAATGACGCGAATATCTTGTGCCATCGCTATAAACATCTTACGGTAGTTCTCGTTTTGCTGCTCTTCCTTTGAACGGAACTTAATTCGCTCAAGCTTCGTTAATCCATCGACCAGCATGGCACACGTCTCGCCAAATTTCTTTCTGATTTCATCCAGAGGAACTGTAGTATCTTCTACAACATCATGAAGCAGGGCAGCAATAATTGATATGCTGTCCATCTGCATATTCACCACGATGTCTGCCACCGCCAGCGGATGCAATATATACGGTTCACCTGATTTGCGCATCTGTCCGTGATGGGCTTCTTCAGCAAAGTCATAAGCCTCACGGATCAGGGTAAGCTCAGGTTCTTTGATATAGGCTCCAGCCTTCTCCAGTAATTGCTCTATGCCCATCTAGATTTGTCCGATTCCTTTCTATAATAAAATGGAACCCGCCGATCTTACGTCTACACAGGTTCCCCGAAAAAGTGATTTTATAATATTATGACGCTTACCTGCTTCTACGTCAACCATCGCCAGTAGATGACATAATCTGATGTTAATCACCATTTCTCCTTATTCCTCACCTCTGTACTTGATTCCCCATGATCCCTTTTCTGCAAAAATTACATTGAAAAATGATGGGAATCTGTATATCCTAGTAAAGATTGTTTTGCGATGACGTCTTTTACAGCGTGATCAGCATGATATGAAAATTGAATAAGGAGTGAAATCATTTTGCAACGCGAAATACAAGTTAACGAGAAACTACCACTAGGACAAGGCTTTTTACTCAGCATGCAACATCTGTTCGCTATGTTTGGAAGTACTGTTCTCGTTCCTAATCTTTTCGGTGTAGATCCCGGAATGATCCTGTTAATGAATGGTTTAGGAACACTTCTATACATATTTATATGTAAAGGAAAAATTCCTGCCTATCTGGGATCAAGTTTTGCATTTATTGCGCCTGTAAGTATGGTAATAAAAAGCAATCCGGGTAATGGATACTCAATGGCACTGGCTGCTTTTATTATTACCGGTATTATCTTTTGTCTCGTAGCACTTATTGTTAAGTTTGTTGGGACAAGATGGCTGGATGTACTCTTCCCACCCGCTGTAATGGGCGCTGTTGTTGCCCTGATTGGACTAGAGATCGTCCCTGTTGCCGCAGGAATGGCAGGACTGATTAATTCTAACCCGGCAGACAATCCAAATTGGGCTCCTGATGCTACCACAATTACACTCTCTATGATAACTCTGGGTGTAACCGTACTAGGTGCACTCTTGTTCCGCGGGTTTGCTAAAATTATTCATATTTTGATTGGTATCGTTACAGGTTATGTTCTTGCCTTTTTTATGGGCGTGGTAGACATCCATACCATTACCAATGCGAACCTTATAACTGCACCTACTGTTACGACGCCCTCATGGGATATTGGTGTGATTGTAACCATTGTACCTGTAGCACTCGTTGTTATTGTCGAACACATTGGCCATCTACTCGTCACAGGCAGTATTGTTGGAAAAGATTTATCGAAAGACCCCGGGCTTCATCGCTCTCTTTTAGGTAACGGGATCTCAACCATCATTTCCGGTTTTGTCGGATCTACACCGAACACAACCTACGGTGAGAATATTGGGGTTATGGCACTTACCAAAGTGTATTCCATTTTTGTTATTGGCGGTGCAGCGATTATTGCTATCGTGTTGTCATTCTCGGGTACGTTTACCGCTGTAGTCGCTAATATTCCTGATGCAGTCATGGGCGGTGTATCACTTTTACTTTTTGGAATCATTGCGGCATCTGGTTTCCGTATCTTTGTAGAACAAAAAGTAGACTTTTCTAAAACAAGTAATATGATACTTACTACTTTAGTATTTGTAACAGGCCTCAGTGGTGTAACTCTTACCATTGGTACGGTTGAATTAAAAGGAATGGCGCTAGCAACGATCGTAGGTATGATTGCAAGCCTTCTGTTCGGTCTGTTCCATAGACTTGGATGGATTGATGAATCCACCGAGAAAAATAATGACTAAAATCAAAAAAGGTATCCTCCAAGCGGAGGATACCTTTTTTTTAAAGAAAGCTATTTTGCAAAACCTAAAAAGCAGATGACAAGTTTGTGGACTGTTTTCCCAGATCCCTGTCACCATAAATCTTAAGTTCCGCCTGAGAATTATTAGTGCTTACAACTTAGTATTTCATCAAAGAATATACGTTGATATCTATCAGTTTATTTCTGCCTTTAAGTTCTTCAAGCTCGATTAAGAAAGCAGCCCCTACCACGTTGCCTCCAAGCTGTTCTACAAGGCTCACCGAAGTTGCAATCGTGCCGCCTGTTGCGAGCAGGTCATCTGCGATCAGCACATTTTGTCCTTTTTCAATCGCATCGGAATGCATTGCAAGCTTGTCTTTTCCGTACTCTAGGTCATATCCAAGTTCAATGGTCTCACCTGGAAGCTTTCCGCTTTTACGAATTGGGGCAAAACCAACACCCAGTGCATAAGCAAGCGGTGCACCTACGACAAATCCACGTGCTTCTGGACCCGCAATAACATCGATCTTCAGATCAGAAACCATTTGTTTCATTTCATCTATAGCTTTGCGATACATCTCGCCGTCTTTCAACAGGGTTGTAATGTCCTTGAAACTGATTCCCGGTTGTGGAAAGTCAGGTATAACCCGAATGTACTCTTTAAAATCCAAAATAATCTCCTCCTAATTTGAATGAGCTAGGATGCACCCTTTGTCTGAGATTTCATCCATTGCATCAGTTGGGGCGCTGCCAAATCAAACATGGCTTTCTCCATTTCAGCCAGCTGCTCTATGTCCTGGTAGTTCCTGGAATCCGTCAAATTCTGCTTCGGCGGATTTGTCACAAAGGTCAATGTACCTGAATGACGTTTAATAAATGACAACTCTTCAAACACGTCCATGACTTTTGACATCATTCTTACAGAATATCCACATTGTCGGCTTAAAGCCTCGATCATCTCTTTTTCAGGCACAGCTTCCTGTCCCCATTTGGAAACAAGGACATATATACGTTTAAAGTCATCACGACTCGGTCGTTGTAATCTTTGTTTAGGATTCGCCGTATGGTAAAGAAGAATGACATTATTCGCTTTCACAATCATGCTTTGCATGGCTGTCCATTGCTCTGCAGTTTCAGGGATGTCCAGCACAAACAGACTTTCCAGATGCTTTTCGCCAATTTTTTTGGCTGAATCGTTCCACGGAACGATCCCAACCTTCCTATCATATACCCAAATGGCCTTTTCATACAAATGGTTTTCAATAGCAAATAAGTTTTTCTCTTGAACAAGAACTGCAATCTTTCCATCATTAGGAATAATTCTATGCGATAGGTCTTTTATCATGGTATTCATTTCCTCAAGGGGTTCTCTGCATCCACGGTAATCGAACACCTGACGTGTTTTTACCCGGATATCTTCCATCATGAATTGGGGTTTTCTAGACCCATTCCATTCATTAATTTGAAGCGTCCCCATCACATCAATTACCGATCCCTCTGGGATATAGTCAGCAAGTTTACCTTTTCCAAAAGAAATAGCATCCAGCATTTTCCCATCCTGTTCAATCGTTAATTTTAAGTGAGTTAGGTCTTTGCCCATTTTCCGGCTTGCCATCAGTGTTGCATCTCGAATAATAAATTTAGGAGTCGGATTGTTCATACCAAAAGGCTGCATTTGTTCCATCTCTTCAATTACATTCAGCGGTACTTCAGATATACGGCACTCTCCGTCTGTCTCTGTAACAGGAATAAAATGCTCAGGCTTCATTACTTCCCCGGCATACTCATTCAGCTTACACTCGAGCAGCTCCAGTCTATCCCGATGAAGCGTCATTCCTGCCGCAGCCGGGTGTCCCCCATAATGATCCATGATGTCTTTACAAGCGGTCAAGGCCTCATACATATCAAGTCCCGGAGTGGATCTGGCCGATCCTTTGCATTTTCCTGTGGCAGGATCAATCCCCAAAATCAGTGTGGGACGATAATATCTCTCGAGCACTTTTGAGGCAACAATACCCACTACGCCTGGATTCCAACCTTCACCAGCTACAACAATAACATCAGGAACTTTACCATCCACTTTTTTTTGCTCCAGTATTTCAAAAGCTTCTTGCGTCATCTGCTCTACTACCTGCTGCCGCTCTCGGTTAAGCAAATCAAGTTCCTCCGCAAGATGTGCAGCTTCAAGAGGGTCTTCAGTGGTTAACAAGGAAACTGCTCTGCCTGCATGGGCAAGTCTGCCACTGGCATTAATACGTGGGGCAAGAGCAAATGCCACATTCGTTGAGTTAACAGTAGGCATGTCGACTCCGCTGATCTCTAACAGGGCTCGAATTCCGGGAAATGAGGAATCTCTCATCTCTTCGATGCCTCTTTGAACAATAACTCGATTTTCATCAATAAGCGGCATGAGATCAGCGACGGTTCCGATCGTAACAATCTCCATCCAGGCACGAGGTACACTTCCTAGAAGCGCTTCTGCCAACTTCATGGCGACACCAACTCCGGCAAGCCCTTTAAAAGGATAAGGACAATCCTTCTGTTTTGGATTAATTAAGGCATACGCTTCAGGAAGAACTTCAGGCGGCTCATGGTGATCTGTAACAATCACATCCATTCCGAGGGTTTTAGCGTAAGCAATTTGTTCAACAGCACTAATTCCAGTATCTACCGTAATAACTAAGGTAACCCCTTGTTGATGCGCCCAATCCAGTGCATGATTGTGAAGCCCGTACCCTTCATTCGCTCGATGAGGAATATAGATATCGTACGAGGCAGACAGCTCTCTCATGAGATAAATCATTAGCGAAGTACTGGATACTCCATCGGCATCGTAATCACCATAAATCAGGATATGTTCGCCTTGATCCAGAGCTTCGCGAATACGGGGAACAGCTTGCTGCATTCCTTTCATCAAGTACGGATCATGAAGCACTTCATCAGAAGGCCGCAAGAACTGCTCTGCTGTTGATTTACTATCAATACCTCGGTTTAACAATAATCTTGACATCAAATGAGAAACGGATAATTCCTCTGATAACCCTTTTACTTGTTCATCTGTAATCTTGGGCTCGTTCCAATGATATTGAGAATAAAGCACTCATTAATCACCTTTCTTTCTAGCAAAAAAACAAAACTCAGATCATCCTGAGTTTTTATTTTCATTCTTATTGTAGTAACGTGTTCGTCTCTCTCTCGGCAAGATCACAATTACTTTTATATGGGTATTCTGATTGGTAGGGAACGACTTTTAGCTGAACGCTATTTACTTGTTCAAAACGTCCCATTAGTAGTACTTTCGATCTTTCCGCTACTTCTTGTGCTTCTGCTACGGTCATACGCGGATTGACGGTTATTGTTAAATCTATATGAATTCCTTCTTCACGTTCATAGGCACAAATATGCTCCACGGTAACAATACCATGAACACGCTGAACTGTCTGCATGTAATCATAGGTATCTACAAAAGACTCTTCTTTTTGCCCTGGTATGTGACCAGTTATAAGCAAATAGCTCCTCCAAATCACGATTCCTGAAGTTACAAGAGCAGCCATAGGCTCAGCATAAAGGAGATAGAAATAATCAAATGATTTACCAATCATCGATAAAATAATTCCAGTAAGCACCAATAAGGAAGTGTAAAATGCGTATCTATGTTGTTCAAAATATTGTTTCATAATCGAACGTTCAGCGTCTTTATATGTATGCCGCCATTCGTATTGAAACCAAAGTTCAGCAAAAGTGAACGCGATAACTGCTGCAATTAATGCACTGATATGCGGTGGCTCCGGATCTGCCTTCATCATCACTTTAACAGAAGATATGGCAAGTTGGAGCCCGCCCAGTAAAACCAGTAGCGGAACAATGAGTGCTATGAATTGGCCAACTTTCTTCCTTTTCTCTGAAGATTCTGCGGGCGACCCATTACCGCTCCATACCTGATATTTTCGTGTAAAAAGAGAACCTGCTTCGCCTGCCGAATATAGAGCATCGCTTAATAATGCTCTATTTCCCGAAGCAATACCAACGCTTCCTTTTACAATAGTTAGAACCGTATTCTTACATACTTCCATCCAGAACATTACATGTATTGCTCGTTGTTGTTTGGTGGTCATCCGTGTTCCCCCTCTACACGTAAGACAGTTATATTAGAAAACCGCGCCTATAGCTATAAGACGCGGTTTTCGGTAATCCTTAAAGTTATGGAGTCGTCTTAGAAGGATTATTGTGATTTGGTTTTTGTTTGCCTTTAAGTACTGCCCATAATGGACTTGCGATAAAGATGGATGAGTAAGCCCCAAATACAAGGCCGATCACCATGGCAAGTGAGAACATCCGGATGGACTCTCCGCCAAGCAGGAACAGGAACAGTGATGCAATAAATACAGTAACTGTTGTGTACAGAGAACGAGTCATCGTTTGTGAAATACTGCGGTTGACGACTTCGTTTAAATCTGTACGTGTTTTAATTTTAGAGAAACGCAAGTTTTCACGTATACGGTCAAATACAACAATGGTGTCATTAATCGAGAACCCGACAATGGTGAGTACTGCTGTTATAAACGTTAAATCTACTTCCAATCGGAATATAGAGAAAATACTAATGACAACAAACGCATCATGCAGTAATGCCACAATGGCAGCAACCGCAAATCTCCATTCAAAACGGATCGTTACATAAATCATGATACCCAAGCTTGCAAGGAGAACAGCATAAATGGCATTTCTACCCAGTTCTTTTGCCATTTCTGGATCAACTGTATTCACTTCAAAGGAAGCTTCAGGATCGATTTTCTCGTTAAAAGATGCTTTTAAGCTGCTTTCTTTCTCTTCATTAAGTACAGAAGGGAAACGAATACTAATCCGGTCGCTTCCTGCAGAGATCTGAGGTTCCTCCGCTGCGAGTCCGATTTCTTCAAGGACCGGGACAATCTCTTCTTTGGTTACGGATTTGCTTGCTGTGATATCCACATTTGAACCTGATCGGAAATCTACACCGTAGTTAAGTCCAAAGATCGCCAGACTTAATATACCAAGCAGTGTAATGATAATAGAAAAGGTATAGAAATACTTACTGATCTTAATAAAATCATAATCCCATTTAAAGCGCACGAATTTCACTCTCCTTCACTCCGAAGTAACTAGGCTTCTTGATGAGATTTGCTTTCACAAGCAGGTTCAATAAGAAGCGGGAGAAGAAGACATTCGTGAGGATACTTGTCACAATATCAATAATTAGAACGATGGCAAAGCCTCTTACCGATCCGGTTCCTAACCAGAACATAACGGATGCGGCAATAATCGTTGTAATATTGGAATCCATGACCGTACGGAACGAAATTCTCTCACCTGATTTGACAGCAGACAGAATACTTTTGCCGCTGCGAAGTTCTTCCTTAATCCGTTCGTAAGTAATAATATTGGCGTCGACTGCCATCCCAATACCTAGAATGAAGGCTGCTATACCCGGAAGAGTCAGAACAAAATCACCGAGATAGAAAATAGCGAGTACCAACCAAGTATGTGTGATGAGTGCAAAGCTTGCGACCACGCCTGGAATACGATACATACTAATCATAAAGACCAGGATAAAGATGGAAGCGATAATTCCCGCTTTTATCGTTTGCTCAAGTGATAGTTGGCCTAGACTTGCCCCAACGCTCTGGGAGTATTTCTCTGTGAGTTTAAGAGGCAATGCCCCTAAGTTAATCGTATCACGAAGCTCGTTTGCTTCTTCTCTTGTAAAACTTCCTGTAATTTGTGCCTTACCGTCTGTCAGTGTTTGTCCAACTTTTGGAGCAGACAACAATTCATCATCAAGGTATATAGCAAGTGGTTGACCTTGAAGACGTTTTGTAATTTCAGCAAATTTTTCTTTGTCTTTCACCTGAATATCGACCATCGGCTCGTTCAGAGAGTTATAAACGACAGATGCACCGTTCTCAACAAATTCATTACCGCGAAGCTCGATTTTGCTGTATGTTCCGGGCTCATCGTCTTCTGCTGCACTCCGAAATGTCAGTTCAGCAGGTTCTTTCATTTTACTCCGTACCTCTACCTCATCCGTAACGCCTGCAAGCCTTAAACGAATGCGGTTCGTACCCTCTGTAGTTACTTCAGGTTCACTTGTGCCTAGTGCATTCGCACGTTGCTCCAAGCTTTTTGCGGTTTGTGTAAGTGATTCTCTGGTGACTGCTTGTCCAGCTTCGAGCGGCTGTGCTTCATATAGAATCTCAAAGCCTCCCTTAAGATCGAGGCCCAAGCGTATATCTTTGAGCAGCCCCGGGCTTGTATAGGCCATAACGCCAACCGTTACAAGCACGACCAGAATGAAACTGACTATTCTTTTCATGCCGTCCATAGTTCCCCCTTCATTCTCAATATTCCCATTATAGCGATGCAGGAAATCTCAGTCAATTTTCATTAAAAAAGTCCTCTTCCTTAGAAAGAGGAGCCTCGGTATGCAGATACTGTCATAAAGTTCATAAAACTGGTAGCTTTCAGCGACAAAATATCATTAACCAGTTGATGGAGTGGGGGAATTCCTTGTTTCTCATATTTGCGGCTGACGCAATTCCAAACATCCTTACTTGTTACATATTGATATCCCACTAATTGAAATTCTTCTGCCTTACTGCAGCATAAGAGTTCAATTGCATTTTCCAGCTCGTGGGCGTCCATTTCTTCAATAAATGATTCCATGGCGTTAAATCACTCCTTTTGTGCTCCTGCTTATCTATTCGACATCTTCCTACAGTATTCCTGCCTAGCTGAACGAGCATCTCCCTCGTGAATGAAAGGAAATCACCTGATTGCTAACTAACAGTCATGAGATGGGACAGGTTCGGCATATTCATGAAGTAGAACGAGTACCACATGCCAGAACTTATTATGTACTAACCCATGGGGAAGAGGGATTAACACTTATGAAAAAACAAACGTTCATCCAGGGGACTATGATTTTGCTGGCAGCCGGCATCATTAATCGGATCCTGGGATTCATACCCCGTATCGTTTTACCACGGGTCATTGGTGCGGAAGGCGTTGGCTTATATCAACAAGGATACCCCTTTTTCATCGTTATCGTAACACTCATTACAGGTGGAATTCCGCTGGCTATTGCTAAGCTTGTAGCTGAGGCTGAATCCTATGGAGACGTAAAAGCGTCAGAGAAAATTTTGAAAACAAGTCTGTTCTTTACTTTGACTGCTGGTGCCATCTTTACAGCGTTATGCCTTCTATTTGCTCCATTTGTAACAAGCCGCATTCTCACAGATGAAAGGGTTTATTACACCTTTGTTAGTATGACGCCCATGATCTTAATCGTCGCCGTTTCATCCGTATACAGGGGCTATTTTCAAGGGAAACAAAATATGATTCCATCTGCGAGTTCCTCCATTGCGGAAACACTTATGCGTATTTTGTGCGTACTTTGGTTTTCCTACCTTCTGTTGCCAAAAGGAATCGAATTTGCAGCGGCAGGAGCCATGCTCGGTGCAGTAGCAGGAGAGCTAATTGGCATGTTTGTATTACTTTGGCAACATGAACGTAATCGAAAAGCAGGTATATTGGTGCCGGCACCTATGCCGCAGAGAAGCAAGACTAAGATGGAAAGTAAATCGATATTCAAACGAATCATGTCTATTTCCATTCCTGTTACTGCAGGACGTTTGGTTGGCTCCATCTCCTATCTTCTCGAAACAATTGTCACAGCACAAAGTCTAGCCCTTGCCGGATTTACGAAAGCTATAGCAACCGCACAGTATGGGGCGATGCAGGGCATGGTTATTCCTTTGCTTCTTTTGCCGGGTGCCCTGACTTCTTCACTTGCTACGTCTTTGGTTCCATCTCTGTCTGAAGCTGCTGCAAGGAAAGATTACAAAACCATTCACAAGAGAATGCATCAATCTCTGCGTTTAGCGCTTGTTACTGGCGGACCCTTTGCAGTCATTATGTATGTCCTCGCAGAACCGCTCTGCCTGCTTCTTTACAATAACAGTTCCATTGCAGATATGCTGAGGACCATGTCTCCCTTTGCTCTCTTTATTTACACGCAAGCTCCCTTACAAGCTGCTCTTCAAGCTTTAGAACGTCCTGGTAAGGCGCTCTTCAATACAATGCTGGGAGCCATCATTAAGATCAGTCTCATCCTTTATCTTGCCTCAAAGCCCGAATACGGCATTTACGGCGCCATTATAGCCATCTGTATTAATGCCTTGGTTGTAACTCTGCTGCATGGAAGAAGTCTAAAACAGCTCCTTGGTTTCCGTTTTCGCTGGCTCGATGCTCTAAAAGTGGGTACCGGGATGATCATAATGGCAGCCGTTGTCGAGTATTTATTTCATCATCTTCCTTGGCCGAGTATATTGTTCCTTCAGTTTCTTGTTTCCAGCTTTATAGGTCTGCTTCTATATTTATCGGTTATGGCAGCTTGTCGTTTAATTGATCTGCATGATTTATCTCGTGTTCCTATTCTAGGTGCTTGGATTCGTCGCAAATAAGTGTTACGGTTTTTTCTTTACGTTGACGTACAGCTCTCCTTTGTGGTCAATAGAACATAAAAATACATCTTTAAAATCTTTAACTCCTTTTTCTTGAATCTGATTTTTAAGCCAGAAACGATTTTTCTCAATTAACTCTAAATTAGAATCCTGTACTTTTCCGTCCATAATCAGCGGCAATGGCAGAGCTCCATAACGTATATTTTGCATTGCCTTTAAATGTTCCTTACTCTCATCATTCTTTTTGGTATCTTCTTTCGTTTCCATATCGCTCTCAATTGCTGTTTCTGTAGATCCTGAGTTCCCTGTGTTGTCAGACTCCGAAGCATTATTTTCCTTTTTAAAGGTGGTGAGTTTCCCCGTCGTCTCCAGGATCGCAAACTGTAAATCATCCACATTATCAATACTTTGCTCTCTGAGCTGCTGCATTAGATCATCTAAGTTATAGCGCTGCTTTCTCATCTCTTCTCTTTGCAGTTCACCGTTAGAGACTAGGATGACGGGTTTACCATCCAAAGCGAGCCGAAACCAGCGGCTTTTAAGCCCGA from Paenibacillus polygoni encodes the following:
- a CDS encoding RelA/SpoT family protein, producing MGIEQLLEKAGAYIKEPELTLIREAYDFAEEAHHGQMRKSGEPYILHPLAVADIVVNMQMDSISIIAALLHDVVEDTTVPLDEIRKKFGETCAMLVDGLTKLERIKFRSKEEQQNENYRKMFIAMAQDIRVIVIKLADRLHNMRTLKYQSEESQRRISYETLEIFCPIANRLGISAIKWEMEDIALRYLNPQQYYRIANLMHKKRAERELYIDNVIDRINEKLGEMGIQADLSGRPKHIYSVYKKMTTKNKQFNEIYDLLAIRIIVDNIKDCYATLGIIHTLWKPMPGRFKDYIAMPKANMYQSLHTTVVGPNGEPTEVQIRTWDMHRTAEFGIAAHWAYKEGGANNLEDSITFFREILELQNEAKDASEFVESLKMDFFSDLVFVFTPKGEVIELPAGSVPLDFAYRIHTEVGNRTIGAKVNGRIVPLDYQLKTGDIVEILTSKHSYGPSRDWLKIAQSSHARSKIKQWYKKEKREENVEKGRESLEREMKRLSLEPSQWLTDDKLQEVAKRFAFNDIDDMLCAIGFSGITASQIVTRLTEKLRKEQEETNLLELTTERKEIKVAPERKVQHTNGVRVKGIDNLLVRFARCCNPVPGDEIVGYVTRGRGVSVHRTDCPNLPSVDGQEEEAARVIEVEWEVESETANYSVDIEITGHDRNGLLNEVLQAVSESKTNISAVTGRTDKNKLAQVHMTILIRNTDHLQSVVEKIKRVKDVYSVHRIMQ
- the uraA gene encoding uracil permease → MQREIQVNEKLPLGQGFLLSMQHLFAMFGSTVLVPNLFGVDPGMILLMNGLGTLLYIFICKGKIPAYLGSSFAFIAPVSMVIKSNPGNGYSMALAAFIITGIIFCLVALIVKFVGTRWLDVLFPPAVMGAVVALIGLEIVPVAAGMAGLINSNPADNPNWAPDATTITLSMITLGVTVLGALLFRGFAKIIHILIGIVTGYVLAFFMGVVDIHTITNANLITAPTVTTPSWDIGVIVTIVPVALVVIVEHIGHLLVTGSIVGKDLSKDPGLHRSLLGNGISTIISGFVGSTPNTTYGENIGVMALTKVYSIFVIGGAAIIAIVLSFSGTFTAVVANIPDAVMGGVSLLLFGIIAASGFRIFVEQKVDFSKTSNMILTTLVFVTGLSGVTLTIGTVELKGMALATIVGMIASLLFGLFHRLGWIDESTEKNND
- a CDS encoding adenine phosphoribosyltransferase; protein product: MDFKEYIRVIPDFPQPGISFKDITTLLKDGEMYRKAIDEMKQMVSDLKIDVIAGPEARGFVVGAPLAYALGVGFAPIRKSGKLPGETIELGYDLEYGKDKLAMHSDAIEKGQNVLIADDLLATGGTIATSVSLVEQLGGNVVGAAFLIELEELKGRNKLIDINVYSLMKY
- the recJ gene encoding single-stranded-DNA-specific exonuclease RecJ, producing the protein MLYSQYHWNEPKITDEQVKGLSEELSVSHLMSRLLLNRGIDSKSTAEQFLRPSDEVLHDPYLMKGMQQAVPRIREALDQGEHILIYGDYDADGVSSTSLMIYLMRELSASYDIYIPHRANEGYGLHNHALDWAHQQGVTLVITVDTGISAVEQIAYAKTLGMDVIVTDHHEPPEVLPEAYALINPKQKDCPYPFKGLAGVGVAMKLAEALLGSVPRAWMEIVTIGTVADLMPLIDENRVIVQRGIEEMRDSSFPGIRALLEISGVDMPTVNSTNVAFALAPRINASGRLAHAGRAVSLLTTEDPLEAAHLAEELDLLNRERQQVVEQMTQEAFEILEQKKVDGKVPDVIVVAGEGWNPGVVGIVASKVLERYYRPTLILGIDPATGKCKGSARSTPGLDMYEALTACKDIMDHYGGHPAAAGMTLHRDRLELLECKLNEYAGEVMKPEHFIPVTETDGECRISEVPLNVIEEMEQMQPFGMNNPTPKFIIRDATLMASRKMGKDLTHLKLTIEQDGKMLDAISFGKGKLADYIPEGSVIDVMGTLQINEWNGSRKPQFMMEDIRVKTRQVFDYRGCREPLEEMNTMIKDLSHRIIPNDGKIAVLVQEKNLFAIENHLYEKAIWVYDRKVGIVPWNDSAKKIGEKHLESLFVLDIPETAEQWTAMQSMIVKANNVILLYHTANPKQRLQRPSRDDFKRIYVLVSKWGQEAVPEKEMIEALSRQCGYSVRMMSKVMDVFEELSFIKRHSGTLTFVTNPPKQNLTDSRNYQDIEQLAEMEKAMFDLAAPQLMQWMKSQTKGAS
- a CDS encoding cation transporter, whose product is MTTKQQRAIHVMFWMEVCKNTVLTIVKGSVGIASGNRALLSDALYSAGEAGSLFTRKYQVWSGNGSPAESSEKRKKVGQFIALIVPLLVLLGGLQLAISSVKVMMKADPEPPHISALIAAVIAFTFAELWFQYEWRHTYKDAERSIMKQYFEQHRYAFYTSLLVLTGIILSMIGKSFDYFYLLYAEPMAALVTSGIVIWRSYLLITGHIPGQKEESFVDTYDYMQTVQRVHGIVTVEHICAYEREEGIHIDLTITVNPRMTVAEAQEVAERSKVLLMGRFEQVNSVQLKVVPYQSEYPYKSNCDLAERETNTLLQ
- the secF gene encoding protein translocase subunit SecF codes for the protein MRFKWDYDFIKISKYFYTFSIIITLLGILSLAIFGLNYGVDFRSGSNVDITASKSVTKEEIVPVLEEIGLAAEEPQISAGSDRISIRFPSVLNEEKESSLKASFNEKIDPEASFEVNTVDPEMAKELGRNAIYAVLLASLGIMIYVTIRFEWRFAVAAIVALLHDAFVVISIFSIFRLEVDLTFITAVLTIVGFSINDTIVVFDRIRENLRFSKIKTRTDLNEVVNRSISQTMTRSLYTTVTVFIASLFLFLLGGESIRMFSLAMVIGLVFGAYSSIFIASPLWAVLKGKQKPNHNNPSKTTP
- the secD gene encoding protein translocase subunit SecD, which produces MKRIVSFILVVLVTVGVMAYTSPGLLKDIRLGLDLKGGFEILYEAQPLEAGQAVTRESLTQTAKSLEQRANALGTSEPEVTTEGTNRIRLRLAGVTDEVEVRSKMKEPAELTFRSAAEDDEPGTYSKIELRGNEFVENGASVVYNSLNEPMVDIQVKDKEKFAEITKRLQGQPLAIYLDDELLSAPKVGQTLTDGKAQITGSFTREEANELRDTINLGALPLKLTEKYSQSVGASLGQLSLEQTIKAGIIASIFILVFMISMYRIPGVVASFALITHTWLVLAIFYLGDFVLTLPGIAAFILGIGMAVDANIITYERIKEELRSGKSILSAVKSGERISFRTVMDSNITTIIAASVMFWLGTGSVRGFAIVLIIDIVTSILTNVFFSRFLLNLLVKANLIKKPSYFGVKESEIRAL
- a CDS encoding post-transcriptional regulator, with the protein product MESFIEEMDAHELENAIELLCCSKAEEFQLVGYQYVTSKDVWNCVSRKYEKQGIPPLHQLVNDILSLKATSFMNFMTVSAYRGSSF